CAATTTTTGCTCGATGACTTGCAGAAGCCGGAAGAAGCGATTGCTCATTTTGAACAGGCCTTTGCCCATTTGATGGATACACTCTTCTCTTCTGAATCTTTATCTCCTGAATCGAGGTGAATTAGGATGGCAGTCCTGTCCATGCAAAATCCCGCCACTGGAGAGCTGCTTGGCGCTTTACAGGAAGCGACTCCAGAACAAGTAGAAGACGCGATGGTACGTGCGCGTCTTGCCTTTCCAGCTTGGTCCACGACATCGTTGGCCGAGCGTCTGGACTATTTGACACGGTTGCGGCACTATTTAGTCGATCACGGCGAAGAAATCGCCCGAAAAATTAGTGAGGCTACCGGAAAAGTTACATTGGAAGCGTACATGACCGAAATTTTCGTCACTGTCGACACGATCCGCTTTTATGAAAAACATGCCTATCAGATGCTGGCCGATCAGCCAGTACCAACCTCTATCGTATTATGGCCGAAGAAATCGTATATCCACTACAAGCCGATGGGTGTCGTCGCGGTCATTTCTCCGTGGAATTATCCGTTTCAGCTTGCCATTATTCCCGTATTATCTGCGCTGGTAGCAGGCAATACCGTTATTTTAAAACCTTCCGAGGTGACTGCCTCTACCGGACTGCTCATGGAAGAGGTTTTTTCCGCTGTTTCTATGCCAGTTGGAGTCGTAACCGTCCTGCATGGGGGACGCGAAGCTGGACAGGCGCTGGTAGCTGCGCGCCCAGATAAAATATTTTTCACAGGCTCTGTTGCGACAGGCAAAAAAATTATGGCGGCAGCTTCGGAGCATTTGATCCCTGTTGAATTGGAGCTGGGCGGGAAGGACCCGATGATCGTATTTGAAGACGCTCATTTGGAACGGGCAGCAAATGGCGCGGTGTGGGGGGCTTTTACGAACTCTGGACAGGTGTGTATGTCTGTTGAACGTCTTTTTGTCCATGAAAAGGTATATCCTGAGTTTCTCAAGCTAGTCACTGAAAAAACAAAAGCATTGCGCCAAAGCTATCCGAATGAGGCCGAGGTCGGTTCGATGACGTCTTCCCAACAAATCGGCATTGTCCGTGAGCATGTGAGCGAAGCGCTGGCTGCGGGCGCGACTTCAGTCACCGGAGGACTTCCTTCCTCTGACAGCATGTATATCGCGCCGACCATTCTCACAAACGTGACGACTGAAATGAAAATCATGCGGGAAGAGACCTTTGGTCCAGTGCTGCCCATCATGACTTTTTCCACCGAAGAGGAGGCTGTCCGCCTGGCTAATAGCTCACCGTACGGACTGAATGCCTCCGTATGGTCAGCCGATAAAACAAAAGCGGATCGCGTAGCTCGTCAGCTCGACAGCGGCAATGTGTGCATCAACGACGTCATTATCAGCTACGCCAATCCCCATCTTCCTTTTGGCGGGGTCAAACAGAGCGGTATTGGCCGTTATCGTGGACCTTCAGGACTGCAAGCCTTTACGCACAGCATCTCTGTCATCCATGATCCGGGCAAACGCAAACGTGAGTTCAACTGGTATCCGTATACGAAAGATCAAGAGCTCACCTTCATCGGTTTGACGAACCTGTTATACGGCAAGCTCCAAAATGTAAATCGCCGGACTTTGGGTGCGATCTGGCGCGAATTCAGGCGTCTGTTCTAACCACACCAGTAGGCTGCTGCTCCTTATTTCAGTGTCCCAAAACCAACGATATCCACATGAACTCTGACATTAAATTTCGCTTTTTTATATAGGGCGAGACCCGTTTCGCGTGTCCATTTGCCATAATATTTTTGGCGAATGCTCTCCTCTAGCTGCGCCGGGTCAACCCCTTGCTTTTGAAAACGCACCAACATCTCCATGCTTTCCTTTTTGATCCGTTTCTCAAGCTCTTGAATCAAGGTCCGAAATTGAGTCCGCTTCTCCAAATCC
This genomic stretch from Brevibacillus brevis harbors:
- a CDS encoding aldehyde dehydrogenase family protein → MAVLSMQNPATGELLGALQEATPEQVEDAMVRARLAFPAWSTTSLAERLDYLTRLRHYLVDHGEEIARKISEATGKVTLEAYMTEIFVTVDTIRFYEKHAYQMLADQPVPTSIVLWPKKSYIHYKPMGVVAVISPWNYPFQLAIIPVLSALVAGNTVILKPSEVTASTGLLMEEVFSAVSMPVGVVTVLHGGREAGQALVAARPDKIFFTGSVATGKKIMAAASEHLIPVELELGGKDPMIVFEDAHLERAANGAVWGAFTNSGQVCMSVERLFVHEKVYPEFLKLVTEKTKALRQSYPNEAEVGSMTSSQQIGIVREHVSEALAAGATSVTGGLPSSDSMYIAPTILTNVTTEMKIMREETFGPVLPIMTFSTEEEAVRLANSSPYGLNASVWSADKTKADRVARQLDSGNVCINDVIISYANPHLPFGGVKQSGIGRYRGPSGLQAFTHSISVIHDPGKRKREFNWYPYTKDQELTFIGLTNLLYGKLQNVNRRTLGAIWREFRRLF